Proteins encoded by one window of Collimonas fungivorans:
- a CDS encoding helix-turn-helix domain-containing protein yields MSEPWMSVEQIAEHLGVTRDSIYRWIDRKGLPAHRVGRLWKFQRTEVDEWVKAGGANDNKTGDEV; encoded by the coding sequence ATGAGTGAGCCGTGGATGTCTGTCGAGCAGATTGCCGAACACTTGGGCGTCACGCGCGACTCGATCTACCGCTGGATCGACCGCAAGGGCCTGCCTGCCCACCGCGTTGGGCGCTTGTGGAAATTCCAGCGCACCGAGGTTGACGAATGGGTGAAGGCTGGCGGTGCCAATGACAACAAGACGGGAGACGAAGTTTGA
- a CDS encoding restriction endonuclease, giving the protein MPNIRSIDMLFLEDLFVMGGGYVLNFSDRTFSQFFTEELNCDIDDPAYAVNGGSKGKRLRCFLQAVDIPTVVRALKALWEYREAVRARDQQLDSVENADGRLLALINRLEGKPDAAKPVSQVPVPAFDRPRLILLKAELLALHQVAPQARGYAFEKLLRDIFNVYGLEAREPFRLRGEQIDGSFQLSNETYLLEAKWQGEQTGVADLHTFHGKLEQKAAWTRGLFISNSGFTEDGLAAFGRGKRVICMDGLDLHDTMHREIPLNHVLDRKVRRAAETGSPFARVRDLFPS; this is encoded by the coding sequence ATGCCAAACATTCGCTCCATCGATATGCTTTTCCTGGAAGATCTATTCGTCATGGGGGGCGGATATGTCCTCAATTTTTCCGACCGAACCTTCTCCCAGTTTTTCACCGAGGAGCTCAACTGTGACATCGACGATCCAGCGTATGCGGTGAACGGCGGGTCGAAGGGAAAGCGGCTTCGCTGCTTCCTGCAGGCGGTCGATATCCCCACCGTCGTCCGCGCGCTTAAAGCCTTGTGGGAATACCGCGAGGCCGTGCGGGCTCGCGATCAACAGCTGGACTCTGTCGAGAATGCCGACGGGAGATTGTTGGCGCTGATTAATCGGTTGGAGGGCAAACCCGATGCTGCCAAGCCTGTCAGCCAGGTGCCCGTGCCGGCATTCGATCGTCCGCGGCTCATCCTACTCAAGGCCGAGTTGCTCGCGCTCCACCAGGTCGCTCCCCAAGCGCGAGGCTACGCCTTTGAAAAACTGCTCCGCGACATTTTCAACGTTTACGGACTGGAAGCCCGCGAGCCGTTTCGGCTACGGGGTGAACAGATCGACGGTAGCTTCCAGCTCTCCAATGAAACCTATCTACTGGAAGCCAAGTGGCAAGGAGAGCAAACGGGCGTCGCCGATCTCCATACGTTCCACGGTAAGCTCGAGCAGAAAGCGGCTTGGACGCGCGGCCTATTCATCAGCAACAGCGGTTTCACCGAAGACGGGCTTGCTGCGTTTGGGCGAGGCAAGCGGGTGATCTGCATGGATGGTCTCGATCTGCACGATACGATGCATCGCGAGATTCCGCTCAACCATGTACTCGATAGAAAAGTGCGACGAGCGGCCGAAACCGGTTCTCCGTTTGCGCGTGTGCGAGACCTTTTCCCCAGCTGA
- a CDS encoding SNF2-related protein: MPPNQPDQDPAPGYCPHQLVYFAHQLTRRAASDSMDRMAGALLDAQVDLNPHQIDAALFVTSNPLSKGSILADEVGLGKTIEAGLLIAQRWAERKRRILVIAPANLRKQWHQELADKFGILAAVLEAKSYKQAIKDGNSNPFDASCVLITSYQFASGKAKEVQVVPWDLVVIDEAHRLRNVYKPDNKTARILKDALISAPKVLLTATPLQNSLLELYGLVSFVDEKVFGDLDSFRSQFGSVKDAASFDALKRRIEPVCKRTLRRQVEAYVKYTKRIPLLQEFVPGHDETDLYNRVSEYLQRDSLFALPNSQRQLITLVLRKLLASSTFAIAGALDSLAKRLRQTLDEKTFSLDLAEEFDQDFEGLDELVEEIERIDEQDAQAGKRAKTEQEILSIKAEIVELESFRDLAISITENAKGLALLQALKVAFEKSKELGAAQKAIIFTESRRTQDYLLSLLAKTPHASGVVLFNGTNNDARSKEVYADWMKKHADTDRISGSRSADTRAALVEYFKEQGSIMIATEAGAEGINLQFCSMVINYDLPWNPQRVEQRIGRCHRYGQKHDVVVVNFLNKENEADRRVYELLALKFKLFDGVFGASDEVLGAVESGVDFERRIAEIYQTCRHPEQIQSAFQQLQDDLAGEISDAMLSARKALLENFDVDVQERLRLRDQAARASLGKLERMLMRFTQAALGHSASFDEDGTGFRLDSMPSFVGVVTGQEIQLGRYELPRRTEEAHIYRLQHPLAQTLIDYAKGQSLVPAKLRMHYNSYGAHVAVVKQLVGRSGTVVVCLLTVESLGTKEDHLLLAAQDDAGFVHDAETVEKLLSIPAVASALSPTGKEGDADVNAVASVDQSNPDFNASHIPLSPALEREINRQKTLVLSGLEMRNLAAFTRETDKLDTWADDLKISLEREIKELDRRIRETRTLSKGAATLAEKLAAQKDQRDLEALRDRRRRELFDRQDEIQAKRDGLIDELEKQLKQHVTATRLFAALWEVS, encoded by the coding sequence ATGCCGCCGAATCAGCCAGATCAGGACCCTGCGCCAGGGTATTGCCCTCATCAGCTCGTCTACTTTGCACACCAACTCACGCGCCGCGCCGCTTCGGATTCCATGGATCGTATGGCCGGTGCATTGCTGGATGCGCAAGTTGATCTGAACCCGCACCAGATTGATGCGGCACTGTTCGTCACGAGCAACCCGTTGTCGAAAGGCTCGATTCTTGCCGACGAGGTTGGTCTTGGCAAGACCATTGAGGCCGGTCTGCTCATCGCCCAACGCTGGGCGGAGCGCAAGCGTCGCATTCTCGTGATTGCTCCGGCCAATCTTCGCAAGCAGTGGCACCAAGAGTTGGCCGACAAATTCGGAATTTTGGCGGCAGTGCTTGAAGCCAAGTCCTACAAGCAGGCCATTAAAGATGGTAATAGCAACCCTTTTGATGCGTCTTGCGTGCTCATCACGTCCTATCAGTTCGCTAGCGGCAAGGCCAAGGAAGTTCAGGTCGTGCCATGGGACTTGGTGGTAATCGACGAAGCACATCGCCTGCGCAACGTCTACAAACCGGATAATAAGACGGCCCGCATACTGAAAGACGCACTGATCTCCGCCCCAAAAGTACTGCTGACTGCCACGCCGCTGCAAAACTCCCTGCTGGAATTGTATGGTTTGGTGAGTTTCGTCGATGAAAAGGTCTTTGGTGATCTGGACAGTTTCCGTAGTCAATTCGGCTCCGTCAAGGATGCAGCCAGCTTCGATGCCCTCAAGCGCCGCATCGAACCGGTCTGCAAGCGCACCTTGCGACGTCAGGTCGAGGCCTATGTCAAATACACCAAGCGCATTCCACTGCTACAAGAGTTTGTGCCGGGTCACGATGAAACCGACCTCTACAACCGCGTTTCGGAATACCTCCAACGCGACTCCTTGTTTGCATTACCAAACAGCCAGAGGCAACTGATCACGCTAGTATTACGCAAGTTGCTGGCCTCTAGCACGTTTGCCATTGCAGGGGCGCTAGATTCTCTAGCAAAGCGGTTGAGGCAGACGTTGGACGAGAAAACCTTCAGTCTAGATCTGGCAGAAGAGTTTGATCAGGACTTTGAAGGCTTGGATGAGCTGGTCGAAGAAATCGAACGCATCGACGAACAGGATGCTCAGGCCGGGAAAAGGGCCAAGACCGAACAGGAAATTCTGTCTATCAAAGCAGAAATCGTCGAGTTGGAATCGTTTCGAGATCTTGCTATTTCGATCACCGAAAACGCCAAAGGTTTAGCCTTGTTACAAGCTCTCAAGGTGGCTTTCGAGAAGTCGAAGGAGCTTGGCGCGGCGCAGAAGGCTATCATTTTCACAGAATCCCGGCGCACGCAAGACTACCTGCTGTCATTGTTGGCGAAGACTCCTCACGCGTCAGGTGTCGTGTTGTTCAACGGAACCAACAATGATGCTCGATCCAAGGAGGTATACGCCGACTGGATGAAGAAGCATGCGGACACCGACCGCATCAGTGGTTCGCGCTCTGCTGACACCCGCGCTGCACTGGTCGAGTACTTCAAAGAGCAAGGCAGCATCATGATTGCCACGGAGGCCGGTGCAGAAGGTATCAACCTTCAGTTTTGTTCTATGGTCATCAACTACGACCTACCATGGAACCCACAACGGGTGGAGCAACGCATCGGTCGCTGTCATCGTTACGGTCAGAAGCATGACGTGGTGGTGGTGAACTTCCTCAACAAGGAGAACGAAGCCGACAGGCGCGTGTACGAGCTTCTGGCGTTGAAGTTCAAACTGTTCGATGGCGTGTTTGGAGCGAGCGACGAGGTTCTGGGGGCGGTTGAGTCCGGTGTCGATTTCGAGCGACGCATTGCCGAGATTTACCAGACCTGCCGCCACCCCGAGCAGATTCAATCGGCCTTCCAACAGTTGCAGGACGATCTTGCTGGTGAGATCAGCGATGCCATGCTGAGCGCCCGAAAGGCGCTCCTTGAAAACTTTGACGTAGACGTGCAGGAACGGCTGCGGCTCCGCGATCAAGCCGCTCGTGCTTCGCTAGGCAAGCTCGAACGCATGCTGATGCGTTTCACGCAAGCCGCGCTGGGACACAGTGCCAGCTTCGATGAAGATGGAACTGGCTTCCGACTGGACAGCATGCCATCTTTTGTTGGCGTTGTCACTGGGCAAGAAATCCAGCTTGGCCGGTACGAACTACCGCGTCGAACTGAAGAGGCCCACATTTACCGGCTGCAACACCCGTTGGCGCAAACATTGATTGACTACGCCAAAGGCCAGTCGCTCGTACCCGCAAAGCTCCGCATGCATTACAACAGCTACGGCGCTCATGTCGCCGTAGTCAAGCAACTGGTGGGTCGCTCTGGCACCGTGGTCGTGTGCCTGCTAACCGTCGAGTCCTTAGGCACGAAAGAAGACCACCTGCTGCTGGCCGCGCAGGACGATGCGGGGTTTGTTCATGACGCAGAAACCGTCGAAAAACTGCTTTCCATCCCTGCAGTTGCCAGCGCTTTATCTCCGACCGGCAAAGAGGGCGATGCGGATGTCAATGCGGTTGCGAGCGTGGATCAGTCGAACCCCGATTTCAATGCCTCCCATATACCGCTGTCGCCTGCACTCGAACGGGAAATCAACCGGCAGAAAACCCTTGTACTCTCCGGACTTGAGATGCGTAACCTAGCTGCATTCACGCGGGAGACGGACAAGCTCGATACCTGGGCAGATGATCTGAAAATTAGCCTTGAGCGCGAAATCAAAGAACTCGATCGCCGCATCAGGGAAACTCGTACCTTGAGCAAAGGGGCGGCTACCTTGGCCGAAAAACTGGCGGCGCAGAAAGATCAGCGCGATCTTGAGGCCTTACGTGACCGCAGACGGCGCGAACTCTTCGACCGTCAGGACGAAATCCAAGCCAAGCGCGATGGTCTGATCGACGAGCTGGAAAAACAGCTGAAGCAGCATGTGACTGCTACCCGACTGTTCGCCGCGCTATGGGAGGTATCATGA
- a CDS encoding AIPR family protein — MPALATNFLNILKDKLEKDFVPYLPELLNKERPKADQDKKQLSRAFSGFVLHKMLNVGIADAAQSVVDDFDDNGLDAIYYYATSRTLYLVQSKFREREQFDEGDAIRFRSGADLLLAQRYDRFNANVKCRKDELDNAFEEAEHIQLVVAYIGSGFSAHANAALKELTEDQDHHEFGRLQPDITEYGPDKVQADLLVEQSVGIVNDSLALSKWQHLGGCRDTHIGVALVSDLVALHNKHKKALYERNIRYFLGSRESDVNRSIQDTLRMVPDEFFYLNNGITALADQVEAPQGTKANKRLRLRGLSVINGAQTISSAAEFVAQNPGCDISSAKVLVTIIKADSEGKFGRSVTRARNHQNSVSAGNFASLDPRQEDLRRELAYFDYSYHYRPEATPRNAEVSANIITIEQAMKALALFEVDSRFPYWLKNEIARFRNAESTEYQLLFTPTLTGAQLVNKVKFFRFVRDVLASNAAATSGAEGLFYKHGAFVVAAVLAKRCRTRVNEPDVLRQTQLNELLSAPLDECRQACWDKARPLVGKGRSVLSYFQNQSSTVRLLDGCMSAIYGLETEDAYQAVKQVADRREAFPQEKVFRYLSTQAPQI, encoded by the coding sequence ATGCCTGCGCTTGCCACCAACTTTCTGAATATCCTCAAGGACAAACTCGAAAAGGACTTCGTGCCGTACCTGCCTGAGCTTCTCAACAAGGAGCGGCCGAAGGCGGACCAGGACAAGAAGCAACTTTCCCGAGCCTTCAGTGGTTTCGTTCTGCACAAAATGTTGAACGTTGGCATTGCCGACGCGGCGCAGTCCGTGGTCGATGACTTCGATGACAACGGCCTCGATGCCATCTACTACTACGCCACGAGTAGGACGCTTTATCTCGTGCAGAGTAAATTCCGTGAGCGAGAGCAGTTTGACGAGGGCGATGCCATCCGTTTCCGCAGTGGTGCCGACCTGTTGCTTGCTCAACGTTACGATCGCTTCAACGCCAATGTCAAGTGTCGCAAGGACGAACTGGATAATGCCTTTGAGGAAGCAGAACACATTCAATTAGTTGTGGCCTACATCGGCTCGGGTTTTTCGGCGCATGCCAATGCTGCGCTCAAGGAACTGACCGAAGACCAAGACCACCACGAATTCGGGCGCTTGCAGCCTGACATTACAGAATATGGCCCTGACAAGGTTCAAGCCGACTTGCTGGTCGAACAGAGTGTCGGCATTGTGAATGATAGCTTGGCGTTAAGTAAGTGGCAACATCTCGGAGGGTGCCGCGATACGCACATCGGCGTGGCGCTGGTGTCTGATCTGGTGGCGCTGCACAATAAGCACAAGAAAGCGCTGTACGAACGCAACATCCGGTACTTCCTTGGCTCGCGTGAATCGGATGTCAACAGGTCGATTCAAGACACTTTGCGCATGGTCCCAGACGAATTTTTCTATCTGAATAACGGCATTACCGCCTTGGCCGACCAGGTCGAGGCACCGCAAGGCACCAAGGCAAACAAGCGGTTGCGACTGCGCGGTTTGTCTGTCATCAACGGCGCTCAGACGATCTCGTCTGCGGCGGAGTTCGTTGCACAGAATCCTGGCTGCGACATTTCCAGCGCCAAGGTGTTGGTGACGATCATCAAGGCCGATTCGGAGGGCAAGTTTGGCCGGTCTGTGACGCGGGCACGCAACCATCAGAACTCCGTTTCTGCCGGCAACTTTGCGTCTCTTGACCCTCGACAGGAAGATCTACGGCGTGAGCTTGCCTATTTTGACTACAGCTACCATTACCGGCCAGAAGCAACGCCTCGCAATGCGGAAGTATCGGCCAACATCATCACTATCGAGCAAGCCATGAAGGCATTGGCCTTGTTCGAAGTCGATTCGCGTTTCCCGTACTGGCTCAAGAACGAAATCGCCCGCTTCCGGAACGCGGAGTCCACCGAGTACCAATTGCTGTTCACGCCAACACTGACGGGCGCGCAACTCGTGAACAAAGTGAAGTTCTTCCGCTTTGTGCGAGACGTGCTTGCTTCCAATGCTGCAGCGACAAGTGGTGCCGAAGGCCTTTTCTACAAACATGGTGCCTTTGTGGTCGCCGCTGTCCTGGCGAAGCGTTGCCGCACCCGAGTCAATGAACCGGACGTGTTGAGACAGACACAGCTCAACGAGCTGTTGAGTGCCCCCCTTGATGAATGCCGACAGGCCTGCTGGGACAAGGCCAGACCGCTGGTTGGGAAAGGACGCAGCGTGCTGTCGTATTTTCAGAATCAGAGCAGCACGGTACGTTTACTGGACGGCTGCATGTCGGCCATTTACGGACTTGAAACGGAGGATGCATACCAAGCGGTGAAGCAGGTAGCAGACCGAAGAGAGGCTTTTCCACAGGAAAAAGTATTCCGCTATCTGAGCACGCAAGCGCCGCAAATTTGA